caaaatttatgataatatataataaaattgttgtatatattatttaaaatatttggtgctatatattttatattttcaacatttatcatactgaacttacattgtggtattatttatatgaaaaatatatatgacataatacatttatatattatatatattattactttaatgtgacttttatttttagttattacaataaataataaaaatataattacataagtttaaaaataatattttcattaaatatttaaagttatgtttattaattatttctaaacacacatatataataaaataggaaACAAATCAATGAATACTATAAGTTAGGTTTACCAATTATTTttgccaattttttttatttagaattcgattttggaaatacattatttaaacagaaaaaacaaagaatCATAAAAGGTAACACACATTAAATAgaatttgattttcaaaatgcATTAACTAAACAGAAAAATACAAAGATTTTTTAGGAACACACACTAAATAAACCggaaaagacaaacattaatctagaaatattaattttaggaaaatacattaaattaactgaaaagacaagcattaatatAAACAGATTAATTAAATTCCAGTGGCATCCCATTGTAAATAAGACTGAAAACTAAGGGATGTTTTTAAAgtgtacttttattttaataatagagactagttgtattttattttaataatgatgCAGTGTATCGTACTCGAAGAAGAAGGCACAGAGTTGATGTTCTGAATGATATTGAGAAGgaaataaattcaatcaaagaTAGTGGTGGAGGAAAAAATGAAGATATTAAGCTGTGGAGATGGGACAAGGGGTACAAGCATGGCTTCTCAACAAAAGAAACTTGGGATGTATTGCGAAGTAAAAAGTCTATTTGTGATTGGGCTAGGGGGGTTTGGTTTTCTTATGCCACTCCAAAGTATGCATTTATGGCTTGGCTCTCTGCATTGGATAGAATGTCCACAATGGATAGAGTGGTGAAATGGAGCCATGGAAGTGATACGATCTGTGTTCTATGTAACAAGGCACCAGAATCTCGTAACCACTTATTCTTTGAATGTGATACTTCAGCTCAAGTTTGGGAATATGTTGTCAAGGGTATTCTGAAGCATGAATTCACCACTATCTGGTCAGAGATTATTCACATCATTTCAGACAAGAAAAGGGAGAAGATGAGCCTTTACTGCATCAGATATGCATTTCAAGCTGTCTTATATGCTATATGGAGAGAAAGAAACCAAATTAAGCATGGGGAGAAGATGATTCCTATTTCTACTCTCAAAAGAGTTATTGAGAAAGGAATAAGAAACAAATTCAGCTTGGTTTGCAAGAAAAGAGCCAAAGGCATGGGAGAGTTATTGCAGTTTTGGTTCTCAACCAGAATCTAAATCAGTTGGCGGGTTAGCTTTGAGGAGTTGGTTTTGCATTGAGGATTTGGAAAAGTTGATGTTTGATTTTTGGAAGAAGATTATGTCCCTAGCTATGGGattcttactctttttccctattagagttttgtcccatttgggttttctctaatgTGGGTTTTAACGAGGAGAATCTCATAGCATTTCCAAACTTGGCTTGCTCATAGTCAAGTTTGAGGGGGTTTGAAGTTGAGTATAAGATAGATTTTcttatttggtttgttttttttatttagcttGTTGCACAAGCAAAGAGTAAGCACTAGTTTGTATAAAggcttttttgatgaataaatttaacattcattcaaaaaaataaaaaataatagagactagattttgacccgcttgACCGAGCGGGTgtcaattttcaatttttttttgtttatactaaatgttatacacgGTTTGCAATGTTTACTAATATAACATATTGAAAAATAACAATGTGCTTAATAACATCGAATAACTTTTTTTGCTTTTTACAGTAAATTATATGACCGATATTTATTGGACATGATATAAACTaatcaaacatttgtataattagatcatagaaacaaatcaaacatttgtatgattagatttataaaatatctagaaaataaaatttctaaattataagcaggaaaaatatacaaatataagttAGTATGGTgttaaaaattgatacattagttataacatttgtaagaaaataaaaatattataggaAATTTATTCCATAGAATAATATTCAATTGGTATAGTTGCATccatagttttcaaaatagagaaagTGTGTGCtctgtgaaaatattttaaatcactttagcaaaattttcaaaaatatagatttttttttgaaaattttaattagttaaaacAGTTAGGAATATgatctaaatttgtaataagtatttatttgtataagtgataatatatatttttaaaatttacccgattaaataattgtttatatggCATTTTAAACAGAATATTTATAGTTCTTATATTTTCTCATCCATACTTTTAGGATATGATCCATATATCCGCACAaatgtattttgatttttatggatcaaaatttatgataatgtataataaaattgttgtatatattgtttaaaatatatggtgctatatattttatatttttaacattcaTCATACTGAACTTACATTGTGGTAtcatttatatgaaaaatatctatgcataatatatttatatattatataaatgattacTTTAAggtgacttttatttttagttattattaataaataataaaaatgtaattaacataaatataaaaataatattttcattaaatatttaaagatatgtttattaattatttctaaacacacctatataataaaataggaaaaaaatcaATGAATACTATAAGTTAGGTTTACTAATTATTGTTGCCAAATTTCTTTATTTAGAATTCGATTTtggaaatacattaattaaacagaaaaaacaaagaatCATAAAAGGTAACACACATTAAATAGAATTCGATTTTGAAAAAGCATTAACTAAACAGAAAGTTACAAAGAATTTATAGGaaacacacattaaataaactggaaaagacaaacattaatatagaaagattaattttaggaaaatacattaaattatatgaaaaagacaagcattaatatAGAAAGATTAATTAAATTCGAGTGGCATCtcattgtaaataacactgaaaactaagtggtatttttaaattgtacttctattttaataatagagactagattttgacccgctcgaatttccatttttttctttgttttaaatgttatacatgGTTTGTAATGTTTACTAATATAACACTAGGTGAcgacccgcgccttgcgcgaagtgaagtattttataaaaatatatgttacatACATATATGAATGGTTGTTCGGGTTTCATACGGCTTTGGTTCTGATCTATTCGGTTTTCGAGttttcgggatcaaagattttaTCCACATTCAGTATTTATAAGTTTCGATTCAGATTTAGTTCGGATCTTTGCAGATTCGATATgtgttcggataacccatttaaattatttaaatttttttaaaattcatgttatacattaaatttctaaaaatctataaaaaataaaattacatataaattcatgaataacatatgtcataatacctaatcttagtatatatattggtttagtttgaatatttggatagagaataaatagatattgtaagtatttttggtgttttgagtatacttaaatttagtgcacatttacttttgactatttgtatatatttttatatatgttggacaacttaaaagtatcttatctattttggatgtttttagtatacactaaaataattaatatatttaggtatataaacatatttcagatatttcggttacccaaaatatttcagttcggatcggtttc
The sequence above is drawn from the Raphanus sativus cultivar WK10039 chromosome 7, ASM80110v3, whole genome shotgun sequence genome and encodes:
- the LOC108829694 gene encoding uncharacterized protein LOC108829694, whose amino-acid sequence is MDRVVKWSHGSDTICVLCNKAPESRNHLFFECDTSAQVWEYVVKGILKHEFTTIWSEIIHIISDKKREKMSLYCIRYAFQAVLYAIWRERNQIKHGEKMIPISTLKRVIEKGIRNKFSLVCKKRAKGMGELLQFWFSTRI